One genomic segment of Myotis daubentonii chromosome 14, mMyoDau2.1, whole genome shotgun sequence includes these proteins:
- the ATXN7 gene encoding ataxin-7 isoform X7 encodes MPIFGLCPAHDDFYLVVCNDCNQVVKPQAFQSHYERRHSSASKPSLAVPPTSVFSFFPSLSKSKGGNASGSSRSASGGVLSASSLSSKLLKSPKEKLQLRGNTRPMHPIQQSRVPQARMYWRSRFPYHSMTPSVKMEKIHPKMDGTLLKSAAGPTCPATVSSSVKPGLNCPSIPKPTLPSPGQMLNGKGLPAPPTLEKKSEDNSNNKKFLNKRLSEREFDPDIHCGVIDLDTKKPCTRSLTCKTHSLTQRRAVQGRRKRFDVLLAEHKNKTREKELIRHLDSQQSTQPLRDPHLAPSRTSQEPHQNSHGVIPSESKPFIASKPKPHTPSLPRPPGCPAQQGGSAPIDPPPVHESPHPPLPATEPASRLSSEEGEGDDKEESVEKLDCHYSGHHPQPASFCTFGSRQIGRGYYVFDSRWNRLRCALNLMVEKHLNAQLWKKIPPVPSTTSPVSTRVPHRTNSVPTSQCGVSCLAAATMSTSPALLSSTCISPNSKSVPAHGTTLNAQPAASGAMDPVCSMQSRQVSSSSSPSTPSGLSSVPSSPLSRKPQKLKSSKSSRPKESSGSSTDCHPSGSRTSGTSGKKRKAGSPPLVHSASAAAAAASSSHSMESFRKNCVAHLGPPYPCTVTSAPGIGLNCVTNKANSVSVRHEQSGRGAPGGSPAESIKRMSVMVNSGDATLSLGPFIHQSSELPVNSHGAYSHPHTPLDKLIGKKRKCPPGSSGVSSSSSSKPTKVAKLPAMNNVHVKHTGASPGAPGLTSSSFLHQDISSPCSRTGISAASPQSPDLKSKDTSLTTENSVGRNSLDTFNDKSHLHSAPWTPRCL; translated from the exons AAAGAAGACATAGCTCAGCCAGCAAGCCTTCTTTGGCCGTTCCTCCCACGTCAGTattctccttcttcccttctctgtcCAAAAGCAAAGGCGGCAATGCCAGTGGAAGCAGCCGCTCTGCCAGCGGCGGTGTTCTCAGCGCATCCTCATTAAGTTCCAAGCTGTTGAAATCGCCCAAAGAGAAACTGCAGCTCAGGGGGAACACCAGGCCAATGCATCCCATTCAGCAGAGTAGAGTCCCCCAGGCTAGAAT GTACTGGCGTTCTCGCTTCCCCTACCACAGCATGACGCCCTCTGTCAAAATGGAAAAGATTCATCCGAAGATGGATGGTACACTACTGAAATCTGCGGCGGGGCCAACCTGTCCTGCTACTGTGAGTTCCTCAGTCAAGCCTGGCCTTAACTGCCCCTCAATACCAAAGCCAACCTTGCCTTCACCTGGACAGATGTTGAATGGCAAAGGGCTTCCTGCACCGCCCACTCTGGAAAAGAAGTCTGAAGATAATTCCAATaacaagaaatttttaaataagagattATCAG AAAGAGAGTTTGACCCTGACATACACTGTGGGGTAATCGATCTCGACACCAAGAAGCCCTGCACCCGGTCTTTGACATGCAAG ACACATTCCTTAACCCAACGGAGGGCTGTCCAGGGTAGAAGAAAACGATTTGATGTGTTATTAGCCGAgcacaaaaacaaaaccagggAAAAGGAATTGATTCGCCATCTGGACTCTCAGCAATCAACACAGCCTCTCAGGGACCCGCATCTCGCCCCTTCTAGAACTTCACAGGAGCCACACCAAAACTCTCATGGAGTGATTCCTTCTGAATCAAAGCCTTTCATAGCTAGTAAACCTAAACCTCACACCCCCAGTCTTCCAAG GCCTCCAGGCTGCCCtgctcagcaaggtgggagtgcCCCCATTGACCCTCCTCCAGTCCATGAAtctccacaccctcccctgcctgccactgAGCCAGCTTCTCGGTTATCCAGTGAGGAGGGAGAAGGCGATGACAAAGAAGAGTCTGTTGAAAAACTGGACTGTCATTATTCAGGTCATCATCCTCAGCCAGCATCT TTTTGCACATTCGGGAGCCGGCAGATTGGAAGAGGCTATTATGTGTTTGACTCCAGGTGGAACCGGCTTCGCTGCGCCCTCAACCTCATGGTGGAGAAGCATCTGAACGCGCAGCTGTGGAA GAAAATCCCACCAGTGCCCAGTACCACCTCACCCGTCTCCACCCGTGTTCCTCACCGGACAAACTCAGTGCCCACATCCCAGTGTGGggtcagctgtctggcagcagccACCATgtctacatccccagccctgctctcctcCACCTGCATCTCCCCAAACAGCAAATCGGTACCAGCTCACGGCACCACACTAAATGCACAGCCTGCCGCCTCCGGGGCCATGGACCCCGTGTGCAGTATGCAGTCCAGACAAGTGTCCTCGTCCTCATCCCCGTCCACGCCCTCTGGCCTCTCCTCggtgccctcctcccctctctccaggaAACCTCAGAAGCTGAAGTCCAGCAAGTCTTCAAGGCCCAAGGAGTCTTCTGGGAGCAGCACTGACTGTCACCCCAGTGGCAGCCGGACCAGCGGCACCTCAGGGAAGAAGCGCAAAGCTGGTTCCCCACCGTTAGTTCACTctgcctccgccgccgccgccgctgcctctTCGTCTCATTCCATGGAGTCTTTTAGGAAGAACTGTGTGGCCCACTTGGGGCCGCCCTACCCCTGCACAGTAACATCTGCCCCTGGCATCGGCCTCAACTGCGTGACGAATAAAGCGAACTCGGTGAGTGTCCGGCATGAGCAGTCAGGGCGGGGCGCCCCCGGAGGGAGCCCTGCCGAGTCCATCAAGAGGATGAGTGTGATGGTGAACAGCGGCGACGCCACGCTTTCCCTCGGCCCGTTCATCCACCAGTCCAGCGAGCTGCCCGTCAATTCCCACGGCGCCTACTCACACCCGCACACTCCTCTGGACAAACtcataggaaagaaaaggaagtgcCCGCCTGGCTCGAGCggtgtcagcagcagcagcagcagcaaacccACTAAGGTTGCCAAATTGCCAGCCATGAACAATGTCCACGTGAAACACACAGGCGCCAGCCCAGGGGCACCAGGACTGACGAGCAGCTCCTTCCTTCATCAG GATATCTCCTCACCTTGCTCACGAACAGGAATTTCAGCAGCCTCACCCCAGAGTCCTGATCTAAAAT CCAAAGACACGTCCCTGACAACTGAAAACAGCGTGGGGAGGAATAGTCTGGACACTTTTAATGACAAGTCACACCTCCACTCAGCACCCTGGACTCCGAGATGCCTTTGA
- the ATXN7 gene encoding ataxin-7 isoform X6, which yields MARYLCSLIFMEFELQKFNRIITPEERLVRFFVSCQDMPIFGLCPAHDDFYLVVCNDCNQVVKPQAFQSHYERRHSSASKPSLAVPPTSVFSFFPSLSKSKGGNASGSSRSASGGVLSASSLSSKLLKSPKEKLQLRGNTRPMHPIQQSRVPQARMYWRSRFPYHSMTPSVKMEKIHPKMDGTLLKSAAGPTCPATVSSSVKPGLNCPSIPKPTLPSPGQMLNGKGLPAPPTLEKKSEDNSNNKKFLNKRLSEREFDPDIHCGVIDLDTKKPCTRSLTCKTHSLTQRRAVQGRRKRFDVLLAEHKNKTREKELIRHLDSQQSTQPLRDPHLAPSRTSQEPHQNSHGVIPSESKPFIASKPKPHTPSLPRPPGCPAQQGGSAPIDPPPVHESPHPPLPATEPASRLSSEEGEGDDKEESVEKLDCHYSGHHPQPASFCTFGSRQIGRGYYVFDSRWNRLRCALNLMVEKHLNAQLWKKIPPVPSTTSPVSTRVPHRTNSVPTSQCGVSCLAAATMSTSPALLSSTCISPNSKSVPAHGTTLNAQPAASGAMDPVCSMQSRQVSSSSSPSTPSGLSSVPSSPLSRKPQKLKSSKSSRPKESSGSSTDCHPSGSRTSGTSGKKRKAGSPPLVHSASAAAAAASSSHSMESFRKNCVAHLGPPYPCTVTSAPGIGLNCVTNKANSVSVRHEQSGRGAPGGSPAESIKRMSVMVNSGDATLSLGPFIHQSSELPVNSHGAYSHPHTPLDKLIGKKRKCPPGSSGVSSSSSSKPTKVAKLPAMNNVHVKHTGASPGAPGLTSSSFLHQDISSPCSRTGISAASPQSPDLKSKDTSLTTENSVGRNSLDTFNDKSHLHSAPWTPRCL from the exons AAAGAAGACATAGCTCAGCCAGCAAGCCTTCTTTGGCCGTTCCTCCCACGTCAGTattctccttcttcccttctctgtcCAAAAGCAAAGGCGGCAATGCCAGTGGAAGCAGCCGCTCTGCCAGCGGCGGTGTTCTCAGCGCATCCTCATTAAGTTCCAAGCTGTTGAAATCGCCCAAAGAGAAACTGCAGCTCAGGGGGAACACCAGGCCAATGCATCCCATTCAGCAGAGTAGAGTCCCCCAGGCTAGAAT GTACTGGCGTTCTCGCTTCCCCTACCACAGCATGACGCCCTCTGTCAAAATGGAAAAGATTCATCCGAAGATGGATGGTACACTACTGAAATCTGCGGCGGGGCCAACCTGTCCTGCTACTGTGAGTTCCTCAGTCAAGCCTGGCCTTAACTGCCCCTCAATACCAAAGCCAACCTTGCCTTCACCTGGACAGATGTTGAATGGCAAAGGGCTTCCTGCACCGCCCACTCTGGAAAAGAAGTCTGAAGATAATTCCAATaacaagaaatttttaaataagagattATCAG AAAGAGAGTTTGACCCTGACATACACTGTGGGGTAATCGATCTCGACACCAAGAAGCCCTGCACCCGGTCTTTGACATGCAAG ACACATTCCTTAACCCAACGGAGGGCTGTCCAGGGTAGAAGAAAACGATTTGATGTGTTATTAGCCGAgcacaaaaacaaaaccagggAAAAGGAATTGATTCGCCATCTGGACTCTCAGCAATCAACACAGCCTCTCAGGGACCCGCATCTCGCCCCTTCTAGAACTTCACAGGAGCCACACCAAAACTCTCATGGAGTGATTCCTTCTGAATCAAAGCCTTTCATAGCTAGTAAACCTAAACCTCACACCCCCAGTCTTCCAAG GCCTCCAGGCTGCCCtgctcagcaaggtgggagtgcCCCCATTGACCCTCCTCCAGTCCATGAAtctccacaccctcccctgcctgccactgAGCCAGCTTCTCGGTTATCCAGTGAGGAGGGAGAAGGCGATGACAAAGAAGAGTCTGTTGAAAAACTGGACTGTCATTATTCAGGTCATCATCCTCAGCCAGCATCT TTTTGCACATTCGGGAGCCGGCAGATTGGAAGAGGCTATTATGTGTTTGACTCCAGGTGGAACCGGCTTCGCTGCGCCCTCAACCTCATGGTGGAGAAGCATCTGAACGCGCAGCTGTGGAA GAAAATCCCACCAGTGCCCAGTACCACCTCACCCGTCTCCACCCGTGTTCCTCACCGGACAAACTCAGTGCCCACATCCCAGTGTGGggtcagctgtctggcagcagccACCATgtctacatccccagccctgctctcctcCACCTGCATCTCCCCAAACAGCAAATCGGTACCAGCTCACGGCACCACACTAAATGCACAGCCTGCCGCCTCCGGGGCCATGGACCCCGTGTGCAGTATGCAGTCCAGACAAGTGTCCTCGTCCTCATCCCCGTCCACGCCCTCTGGCCTCTCCTCggtgccctcctcccctctctccaggaAACCTCAGAAGCTGAAGTCCAGCAAGTCTTCAAGGCCCAAGGAGTCTTCTGGGAGCAGCACTGACTGTCACCCCAGTGGCAGCCGGACCAGCGGCACCTCAGGGAAGAAGCGCAAAGCTGGTTCCCCACCGTTAGTTCACTctgcctccgccgccgccgccgctgcctctTCGTCTCATTCCATGGAGTCTTTTAGGAAGAACTGTGTGGCCCACTTGGGGCCGCCCTACCCCTGCACAGTAACATCTGCCCCTGGCATCGGCCTCAACTGCGTGACGAATAAAGCGAACTCGGTGAGTGTCCGGCATGAGCAGTCAGGGCGGGGCGCCCCCGGAGGGAGCCCTGCCGAGTCCATCAAGAGGATGAGTGTGATGGTGAACAGCGGCGACGCCACGCTTTCCCTCGGCCCGTTCATCCACCAGTCCAGCGAGCTGCCCGTCAATTCCCACGGCGCCTACTCACACCCGCACACTCCTCTGGACAAACtcataggaaagaaaaggaagtgcCCGCCTGGCTCGAGCggtgtcagcagcagcagcagcagcaaacccACTAAGGTTGCCAAATTGCCAGCCATGAACAATGTCCACGTGAAACACACAGGCGCCAGCCCAGGGGCACCAGGACTGACGAGCAGCTCCTTCCTTCATCAG GATATCTCCTCACCTTGCTCACGAACAGGAATTTCAGCAGCCTCACCCCAGAGTCCTGATCTAAAAT CCAAAGACACGTCCCTGACAACTGAAAACAGCGTGGGGAGGAATAGTCTGGACACTTTTAATGACAAGTCACACCTCCACTCAGCACCCTGGACTCCGAGATGCCTTTGA